From the Gasterosteus aculeatus chromosome 13, fGasAcu3.hap1.1, whole genome shotgun sequence genome, one window contains:
- the LOC144386329 gene encoding uncharacterized protein LOC144386329, with product MNDPSLQSKASEKVSEAKDGAAGPVRDDFHQPARKWSDSQLKKKIKQAEARNQRLIREQNRLRFAVTEKEAAVKRLRKTLRDKSVRPPGYNGEDSCEQRKRQLENNIDKMRMKVTGAKELQKTYQHIHDHLQQEVREMEQARGRKEHAVSTGRAEGERLSRQLQAEAAALESSQVRPPHHHAQRKPPTAAVTGVCIAFILIYEGTWIENGRTS from the exons ATGAACGATCCAAGTCTTCAAAGCAAAGCCTCGg AGAAAGTGTCTGAGGCGAAGGACGGAGCTGCAGGTCCGGTCAGGGACGACTTCCACCAACCTGCGAGGAAATGGTCTGACAGTCAACTGAAG aaaaaaatcaaacaagcgGAGGCTAGAAATCAACGTCTGATCAGAGAGCAGAACCGACTACGGTTCGCCGTGACTGAAAAGGAGGCCGCGGTGAAGCGGCTGCGGAAGACGCTGAGGGACAAAAGCGTCAGGCCACCTGGTTACAACGGTGAAGACTCATGCGAGCAG CGCAAACGGCAGCTGGAGAACAACATTGACAAGATGAGAATGAAGGTCACCGGGGCGAAGGAACTCCAAAAGACCTACCAGCACATCCATGaccacctgcagcag GAGGTCCGTGAGATGGAGCAGGCGCGCGGCCGCAAAGAGCACGCCGTCAGCACCGGAcgggcagagggggagagactAAGCAGACAGCTCCAggcagaagcagcagctttgGAGAGCTCACAGGTGAGACCGCCCCACCACCACGCCCAGCGCAAGCCCCCCACAGCGGCTGTGACGGGAGTCTGCATTGCCTTTATCCTGATATATGAAGGAACCTGGATTGAAAATGGCCGCACAAGTTGA